In Ignavibacteria bacterium, the following are encoded in one genomic region:
- a CDS encoding DUF262 domain-containing protein, translating to MKTQKYSVNQHLVETILSWVTSGEIAIPEIQRPFVWDSTKVRDLMDSLYQGYPIGYLIAWRNPDVRLKDGTKSHGKKILIDGQQRVTALTAAVLGQSVINQDYKRVKIQIAFHPIEEKFEVYNTAIAKNPSWISDISQVISGEISAFKLVENYCNKNENISQEFIFQKIEALRSILKKQIGLIELEPELEIEVVTEIFIRINSQGVVLSQADFAMSKIASNATYGGADLRKCIDYFCHLSIAPEFYNHITEIDKEFAATEYFQKISWLKNEKDDLYDPSYSDVLRVAFTSEFNRGRLSDLVSLLSGRNFETKTFEEEIAENSFATLKKGIFNYINETNFKKFVMIIRSAGFISQSLIRSQNALSFAYIVYLKLRALKYNPAEIESYVRKWFVLSISTGRYSGSPESMFDLDIRSISSKKFGDYLKSVEDAELSDAFWNFSLVQRLDTSVASSPLFGIYLASQIRANDKGFLSKDITVSDLVLLTGDVHHLFPKDYLKRNGKLKTEYNQVANYALTQEEINIKIGNKAPNIYLNEVLEQCNSKKLVY from the coding sequence ATGAAAACACAAAAATATTCTGTCAATCAACATTTAGTTGAAACAATTCTTTCATGGGTAACATCGGGAGAAATTGCTATTCCAGAAATACAACGCCCATTTGTTTGGGATTCTACCAAAGTACGTGATTTAATGGATTCACTTTATCAAGGTTATCCCATAGGTTATTTAATCGCTTGGCGAAACCCAGATGTGAGGTTAAAAGATGGTACAAAATCACATGGAAAAAAAATACTTATTGATGGACAACAGCGTGTGACTGCCTTGACTGCTGCAGTATTAGGTCAATCAGTTATCAATCAAGATTACAAAAGAGTAAAAATCCAGATTGCTTTTCACCCAATAGAAGAAAAATTTGAAGTGTATAATACCGCTATTGCAAAAAACCCTTCTTGGATTTCAGATATTTCACAAGTAATTTCTGGAGAAATAAGCGCTTTCAAACTTGTAGAAAACTATTGCAATAAAAATGAGAACATAAGCCAAGAATTTATTTTCCAAAAAATAGAAGCATTAAGAAGTATTCTCAAAAAACAAATTGGTTTGATTGAATTAGAACCTGAACTTGAAATAGAGGTAGTTACAGAAATTTTTATTCGAATTAACTCTCAAGGGGTAGTATTAAGTCAAGCCGATTTTGCCATGTCAAAAATTGCTTCAAACGCTACATATGGGGGAGCAGATCTTAGAAAATGTATTGATTACTTTTGTCATCTTTCCATTGCTCCCGAATTTTATAATCATATCACTGAAATTGATAAAGAATTCGCAGCAACAGAATATTTCCAAAAAATTTCATGGCTTAAAAATGAAAAGGATGATTTATACGATCCATCTTATTCGGATGTGTTACGGGTTGCTTTCACTTCTGAGTTTAACAGAGGGCGTTTATCAGATTTAGTTAGTTTACTCTCTGGTAGAAACTTTGAAACTAAAACATTTGAGGAGGAAATTGCAGAAAACTCTTTCGCCACGTTAAAAAAAGGCATCTTCAATTATATTAATGAAACGAATTTCAAAAAATTTGTGATGATTATTCGCTCAGCGGGTTTTATTTCACAAAGTCTTATTCGTTCACAGAATGCGTTGAGCTTTGCATACATCGTGTACTTAAAATTACGTGCATTAAAATATAATCCGGCAGAAATTGAAAGTTATGTACGAAAATGGTTTGTACTTTCGATTTCTACTGGAAGATATTCCGGCTCACCAGAATCAATGTTTGATTTAGATATACGAAGCATATCCTCTAAAAAATTTGGTGACTACTTAAAAAGTGTTGAAGATGCAGAATTATCGGATGCGTTTTGGAACTTTTCACTTGTTCAAAGATTAGATACATCGGTTGCAAGTAGTCCATTATTTGGAATTTATCTTGCATCTCAGATCCGCGCAAACGATAAAGGATTTCTTTCAAAAGATATTACAGTAAGCGACTTAGTTCTTTTAACAGGTGACGTACACCACCTTTTCCCCAAAGATTATTTGAAAAGAAATGGGAAGTTAAAAACAGAATACAATCAAGTAGCAAATTATGCTTTAACACAAGAAGAAATAAACATAAAGATTGGTAACAAAGCACCGAACATATATCTGAACGAAGTTTTAGAGCAATGCAATTCAAAAAAATTAGTATAT
- a CDS encoding Zeta toxin family protein: MPNLYIIAGPNGAGKTTVALKLLPEFLQCNEFVNADFIAKGLSAFNTESVAIAAGRLMLQRLNELKEQKKDFAFETTLSSKTFIPFLKECKENGYVLSLIYIWIESAELAIARICERVRDGGHFIPDDVVRRRYERSRSNFLNLYLPLVDVWKIYDNTFNDCKIIAVKEKSELINILQPNRMEKIMQYKIKEPTQEYLADKIDIGVKVAIADELERRRKLGLPIVFGKDGKIVTMIDGKIVKERDSITKTKN, from the coding sequence ATGCCAAATCTTTACATTATTGCTGGACCAAACGGCGCGGGAAAAACTACCGTTGCGTTAAAACTTCTTCCGGAGTTTTTGCAATGCAATGAATTTGTGAATGCAGACTTTATTGCAAAAGGACTTTCTGCGTTCAATACAGAATCGGTTGCAATTGCGGCAGGAAGATTGATGTTGCAACGATTGAATGAACTCAAAGAACAGAAAAAAGATTTTGCTTTTGAAACGACACTTTCTTCAAAAACATTTATCCCGTTTTTGAAAGAGTGCAAAGAAAATGGTTATGTTCTTTCGCTCATTTATATTTGGATTGAAAGCGCGGAACTTGCAATCGCTCGAATTTGTGAACGTGTGCGTGATGGCGGACATTTTATTCCGGATGACGTTGTGCGAAGACGATACGAGAGAAGCAGAAGTAATTTTTTGAATTTGTATTTACCACTCGTTGATGTTTGGAAAATTTACGATAACACGTTTAACGATTGTAAAATAATTGCGGTGAAAGAAAAATCAGAACTCATAAACATTCTGCAACCAAACCGGATGGAAAAAATTATGCAATACAAAATAAAAGAACCAACACAAGAATATCTTGCAGACAAAATAGATATTGGTGTAAAAGTCGCAATCGCCGACGAACTGGAACGCAGACGAAAACTTGGCTTGCCGATTGTGTTTGGCAAAGATGGAAAAATTGTTACGATGATTGATGGAAAAATTGTGAAAGAACGAGATAGTATAACTAAAACAAAAAATTGA
- the recN gene encoding DNA repair protein RecN, with amino-acid sequence MLRNLHIKNFALIEELSIGFENGLNIITGETGAGKSIIIDALNVAIGERANTEMIRRGSEKAIVEANFQITNYELRITNLKTIFMENEIELSEEILLRREISMKSSSRCFVNDAQVSVSVLKAIGDELVDLHGQHEHQSLLRSEKHREYLDQFANIETELKKYSETFFNARKILREKIVLQEKETQLKEKLSVFQFQLAEIEKVNPQISEDELLEREIRKMQNAEKIVELTTSLYEILYDNENAVSVQLKLAQKKLDEFLKFDESFSETANEIFSAIASVDESANAIQRYRNNLEFDEKKIDEMRVRAGEISLLKKKFGGTLETVLNKKAELEHEISLVENFEKEIGKFSKDFENARSECEKLAKQISEQRNTSSKKLNKAIESSLKELGIPNGVFETRISQKEISNEEELFANISRKKVLLTSYGFDEVEFFVSTNKGEEPKPLIDVASGGEVSRIMLSLKSSLAKADTTPVLIFDEIDVGVSGRIAQAVGKNLKQLSEHHHVISITHLPQIASFADAHFVVEKIENGKRTVTSIRKLNEKERVVEVAKLMSGEKVTDAALKSAKELMSL; translated from the coding sequence ATGCTGCGCAATCTTCACATAAAAAACTTCGCGCTCATTGAGGAACTTTCAATCGGGTTTGAAAATGGGTTGAACATTATTACCGGCGAAACCGGCGCGGGGAAATCTATCATCATTGACGCGTTAAATGTAGCAATTGGCGAGCGGGCAAATACGGAAATGATTCGCCGCGGAAGTGAAAAAGCGATTGTCGAAGCGAATTTTCAAATTACGAATTACGAATTACGAATTACGAATTTGAAAACTATTTTTATGGAAAACGAAATAGAATTGAGCGAAGAAATTTTACTTCGACGAGAAATTTCCATGAAAAGTTCGAGCAGATGTTTTGTGAACGATGCGCAAGTTTCTGTTTCGGTTTTAAAAGCAATTGGCGATGAACTTGTGGATTTGCACGGACAACACGAACATCAATCGCTTCTGCGTTCGGAAAAGCACAGAGAATATCTTGACCAGTTTGCAAACATTGAAACTGAATTGAAAAAATATTCTGAAACGTTTTTCAATGCAAGGAAAATTTTGCGTGAGAAGATTGTGCTACAGGAAAAAGAAACACAACTCAAAGAAAAACTTTCTGTGTTTCAATTTCAACTCGCAGAAATTGAAAAAGTAAATCCGCAAATCAGCGAAGATGAATTGCTCGAACGCGAAATTCGGAAAATGCAAAATGCGGAAAAGATTGTTGAACTCACGACTTCGCTGTACGAAATTCTGTACGATAATGAGAATGCTGTTTCCGTTCAATTAAAACTTGCGCAGAAGAAACTTGATGAATTTTTGAAATTTGACGAATCATTTTCTGAAACAGCGAATGAAATTTTTTCTGCAATAGCGAGTGTTGATGAAAGCGCAAATGCAATTCAACGTTATCGCAACAATTTGGAATTCGATGAAAAGAAAATTGACGAAATGCGAGTTCGCGCCGGAGAAATTTCGTTATTGAAGAAAAAATTTGGCGGAACATTGGAAACTGTTTTGAACAAAAAAGCAGAACTCGAGCACGAAATTTCTCTTGTAGAAAATTTTGAAAAAGAAATCGGAAAATTTTCCAAGGATTTTGAAAACGCAAGAAGTGAATGTGAAAAACTTGCAAAACAAATTTCAGAACAAAGAAACACTTCTTCCAAAAAATTAAACAAAGCAATCGAATCGTCGCTGAAAGAACTTGGAATTCCCAACGGAGTTTTTGAAACGCGAATCTCGCAAAAAGAAATTTCCAATGAAGAAGAATTATTTGCAAACATTTCACGAAAAAAAGTTTTACTTACTTCGTATGGATTTGATGAAGTAGAGTTTTTCGTTTCCACAAACAAAGGCGAAGAACCGAAACCGCTTATTGATGTTGCTTCCGGCGGAGAAGTTTCGCGCATAATGCTTTCGCTCAAATCATCACTCGCAAAAGCCGATACAACTCCCGTGTTGATTTTCGATGAGATTGATGTTGGCGTGAGCGGAAGAATTGCGCAAGCCGTGGGAAAAAATTTGAAACAACTTTCCGAACATCATCACGTAATTTCGATTACACACTTACCGCAAATTGCAAGTTTTGCTGATGCGCATTTTGTTGTTGAAAAAATTGAAAACGGGAAACGCACTGTAACTTCGATTCGTAAACTCAATGAGAAAGAACGAGTTGTCGAAGTTGCAAAATTGATGAGCGGCGAAAAAGTTACCGATGCCGCATTGAAAAGCGCGAAAGAATTGATGAGTTTGTAA
- a CDS encoding amidohydrolase family protein yields MVAAMDQKRNGAANTKIFMTTRINTERITKMKNHNSQITNWKLQMNVISHWSLVISLFSLLFALRSPLYSSDQIPGKKQEKPIALVGGTIHTISGETIDNGVLTFRNGKIENVSKSFSVTTEYEKKDVTGKHIYPGLFSPWTNLGLIEIGAVRATRDNVETGRINPNVRAERAVNPESELIPVTRANGITYTLTAPQGGVISGNAAIIQLDGWTYEDMTLKAQAGMIVNWPSMRISTSFFERRSEEDQKKDRDNSLKEIRNAFNDAKAYWTAKNANKIVKHDSRWEAMIPVLEKKEPVIVTADEMSQIEAAVSWAEDADVKLIIAGGNDAWRVADLLKKKNIPVISDGTHRTPSRSYEAYDTPFLLPKKLFDAGIQFCISADEGGDGNYRNLPYQVATAVAHGLPYNEGLKAMTLYPAQIFGVDNRIGTLEVGKDATLIVTNGDILDIRSNVEMEFIEGKKVDLSSRHTMLWEKYKEKYGKK; encoded by the coding sequence ATGGTGGCGGCGATGGACCAAAAAAGAAATGGCGCGGCGAATACGAAGATATTTATGACCACTCGAATTAATACAGAAAGGATTACGAAAATGAAAAACCACAATTCACAAATTACAAATTGGAAATTACAAATGAATGTCATTAGTCATTGGTCATTAGTCATTAGCTTATTCTCTTTGCTCTTTGCTCTCCGCTCTCCGCTGTATTCTTCTGACCAAATCCCCGGAAAGAAACAAGAGAAACCGATTGCATTAGTTGGCGGAACAATTCACACAATCAGTGGTGAGACGATTGACAACGGCGTTCTTACATTTCGCAATGGTAAAATTGAAAACGTATCGAAAAGTTTTTCTGTAACTACTGAATACGAAAAAAAAGACGTAACGGGAAAACACATTTATCCCGGATTATTTTCTCCGTGGACAAATCTTGGCTTGATTGAAATTGGTGCAGTACGTGCAACCCGCGATAATGTTGAAACGGGAAGGATTAATCCTAACGTCCGAGCTGAACGAGCAGTGAATCCCGAAAGCGAACTTATTCCGGTAACACGCGCGAACGGAATTACGTACACTCTCACTGCTCCACAAGGTGGAGTAATTTCCGGAAACGCCGCAATCATTCAACTCGATGGATGGACATACGAAGATATGACATTGAAAGCGCAAGCGGGAATGATTGTGAACTGGCCTTCGATGAGAATTTCCACTTCCTTTTTTGAACGACGCAGTGAAGAAGACCAAAAGAAAGACCGCGATAATTCTTTAAAAGAAATACGTAATGCGTTCAACGATGCAAAAGCATATTGGACGGCGAAGAATGCAAATAAAATTGTGAAACACGATTCGCGCTGGGAAGCAATGATTCCTGTTCTTGAAAAGAAAGAACCCGTGATTGTAACAGCAGATGAAATGTCGCAAATCGAAGCGGCGGTTTCGTGGGCAGAAGACGCAGATGTAAAATTGATAATTGCGGGCGGAAATGATGCTTGGCGTGTTGCCGATTTGTTGAAGAAAAAAAATATTCCCGTTATTTCAGACGGAACACATCGAACGCCAAGCAGAAGTTATGAAGCGTATGACACACCGTTTCTTCTTCCGAAAAAATTATTTGATGCCGGAATTCAATTCTGTATTTCAGCGGATGAAGGTGGCGACGGAAATTATCGGAACCTGCCGTATCAAGTTGCTACTGCTGTCGCGCATGGACTTCCATACAACGAAGGATTGAAAGCAATGACGCTGTATCCCGCGCAAATTTTCGGCGTTGATAATCGTATCGGTACGCTCGAAGTCGGAAAAGATGCAACGCTTATCGTAACGAACGGTGATATTCTCGACATTCGCTCCAACGTTGAAATGGAATTTATTGAAGGAAAGAAAGTTGATTTATCGAGTCGTCATACAATGTTGTGGGAAAAATATAAAGAGAAATACGGAAAGAAATAG